The genomic segment TGCTTATCTTTCCTTCTATATGCAATTCTACTATTCTTTTTAAATCAGGACTTTCTATTTCTGTATTATTCGCCTTAATTTGATTAAACGTATCCTTTAAATCTACTTTTTCTTCTTCTGTTAGTCTATCATCTTCTTCAACAATTTTTTTGAGTCTTTCAATATCTTCATCAGTGATTTTCGAAGTTATTCCTCCAGTGCCAGCTGTCAAATTTGCCATATGCCCTGAAGGATCCACATATTTTAATGGATTCTGCAATACGTAGATATATAGATTTTGACTTAGCGGGTTAATCAGATTTCCTCGATAAACATCTTCTGTAATAAACCGTCCGGTCTCAGGATCATAATACCTTGCTCCATAGTAATATAACCCTTATTCCTATAACCTGCCTCTGCTCTGTAAACTTATACCTGGTCTCTACTTCAAAATTTACAACACTTGTTCCTGGTTTATACAGGTCCTCACCAAATGGCAGATAATCCTGTTCCCAGACTACCTGTCCTTTACCATCTGTCATAAGTCGGGTTGAACCAAGATTATCATGGTGGTAATATATAATTTCTGCACTACTTCCAACTATTCCTTCTACTCTCGAAATCTGTCTGCCATGAGCATAAATGAAACTTGCTTTCTTTACTTTTTAAGATTATTGAATGGATAAAACTGCAAAAAGCTAATTTTTCGCTTCAAGAGAAATTTTTCGAACCATCTAAAGTTCGATTTCAGTCGAAATAAGGCTCCCTAATCAATGGGCCCTCCTGGCCCTTGATTAGCTCATCACCTCCTGTGATGAGGCCTTATTTCGACTGAAATCTCACTAAGATGGTTTGACGAAAAATTTCTATGTCGCTCAAAATTAGCTTTTTGCAGTTTGATCATTATATCGCTATATAATCCTTTATACCTCACTATTACCAGTGACGCCCTTGCTTACAGGTTGTCTTCACGCTAGTCAAGAGACAGAGCTTCTTTTAGCCCATCGGCTCAGCAAACATGCAGGCCAAATACAAAAAGGGCTGTTGACCTTTAGATTTATGTCAACAGCTTTTAAAATCTTTTTCACATTATTAAACAACTTGTCTTTTTCTTAATCCTCTTACCTGATTTTGAAACATTTTATATCTCAATGGGGTTTTATTATAAATTTCATCCTGTTTAAATCAAAATATAGCTCTAATATATTTATTCCAAATATTTTAAAGCATATAATGTAAATAATTGACCAAAAAATTATCAATACTATAACCAAAACTAACCCAAGAAACTGAGCAGCAAAATAATTTGTCGTTACAGTTTGAGCAAACGTTAAAACAATTGTTAAACCTATTATCATACTTATATATACTACCACTGATAGTAAATAATAATCTTCTAATTCCCATTTCCAGCCCCAAATAACCATACCAGCAACCATTAATATAGAAATACCGATATTTTTAAGTAGAAGTCTCCAGGTAAATTTTTTCTTAATTTTTCTCATTTTAATCTCCTTTCTCTTCTTTTAAATAATTTCTAATACTATAATCCAAATCTCTTAGTGCTCCTCTATATGAAGGAATATCATTGGTAAACCCTACAAAATTAAATATAAGTTTTCCTTTACTTATTAAGCTACCTGGAAATGGTAATATCTTTTCTTTAAATCCATACCGTACGTTCCTGATTAGCTCTCCACCTTTTTTAAGTCGATAATATTCTCTTATTTCAGAAATTGCTGATACCGTTCTGTAAAGACTTATACCAATGTCGATAGTTAAATAGATAATTTCACCTTTCAAACCAAATGTTTTCGTATATCCTTCACGTAATAGATTAAATCCTTCTCCACCACCTGAAAAAGCTTTACCCATTGTTGATAAACCCTGTCCAACATTAAAAGCGCCATGAATCAAAATATACCCTCCAATATATTTTGTAATTGAGGTAGGTTCAGGAGCTGTAATTAAACCAATTCCAGTAAGAACTTGACCAGCTCCTGAAATTAAAATTACAGTTCCATCAAACAAAGTTA from the Anoxybacter fermentans genome contains:
- a CDS encoding DUF4225 domain-containing protein; its protein translation is MFDGTVILISGAGQVLTGIGLITAPEPTSITKYIGGYILIHGAFNVGQGLSTMGKAFSGGGEGFNLLREGYTKTFGLKGEIIYLTIDIGISLYRTVSAISEIREYYRLKKGGELIRNVRYGFKEKILPFPGSLISKGKLIFNFVGFTNDIPSYRGALRDLDYSIRNYLKEEKGD